A stretch of the Limnothrix sp. FACHB-406 genome encodes the following:
- the patD gene encoding heterocyst frequency control protein PatD, giving the protein MQSPDSISENVSNSEKAALGSLEPVDNGSLSDQGYEKLRLTLECFELRLQAATQPPADLNEALADLRMAVTGLAEGSGLEQSLQVEIYKQLRLLETDWAFLRMARQPATFAQRRSTMQERLKLLQNYCAHGQTLAAGEGTIAPDQGQM; this is encoded by the coding sequence ATGCAATCTCCCGATTCGATCAGTGAAAATGTGTCAAATTCCGAAAAGGCAGCGCTTGGCTCGCTTGAACCAGTCGATAATGGCAGTTTATCGGATCAAGGCTACGAAAAACTACGATTAACGCTCGAATGCTTTGAATTGCGCTTGCAAGCGGCAACCCAGCCTCCGGCGGATCTGAATGAAGCGCTGGCCGATCTGCGGATGGCGGTGACGGGGCTGGCGGAGGGCAGCGGCCTGGAGCAATCACTGCAAGTGGAAATTTACAAACAGTTACGTTTGCTGGAAACGGATTGGGCATTTTTGCGAATGGCTCGTCAACCAGCGACCTTTGCCCAGCGGCGATCGACCATGCAAGAGAGGCTCAAGCTGTTGCAGAACTATTGCGCCCATGGCCAAACCCTGGCGGCGGGCGAAGGGACGATCGCGCCAGATCAGGGGCAAATGTAA
- a CDS encoding SPOR domain-containing protein, whose protein sequence is MQIKMAMDMEMDMEPEAVKVSQVSMDIHGDIKSAPHPTHPPKHRQRGQNQPSQHPQNPMGQSWGRWLGAMALTCCGLGAIAPVASANDTLPFGAPLPGAPAAPIPEVERPAAAPPPRSPIDVEVLEAPRPSPIANPTTTEETGWVVEEGAGSGVTMVQEPPTTSSAIAPTNPTDRNFFEPVVPSQGRYVVYALGDSLGLFEQVKQLSPTAAFVTYRGQTAVRAGLFERSIDATARVRELAQRGITAEIGELSESAASGSAASGSDATVNASVNSFNRVQPVRSPLPARSGAAGWSPTRGPNQDEPDPSALFANFEPAGRDPQWQPPSNTAPLPMAGRRLPPLGNTSRSRSLPEPPPEPMASLPDLEPIFAPAPSRLAPLPRSSNQFPSTLAAASSTATNDPAYFVVVTNGRSPLAQLINRLSELGVPASSVFPNETGGLRIGPFADQSMAQQWRSRLGAANLTTELMQNGWIIDGNNP, encoded by the coding sequence ATGCAGATCAAGATGGCGATGGATATGGAAATGGATATGGAACCCGAAGCGGTCAAAGTTTCTCAAGTTTCTATGGATATCCACGGTGATATTAAGAGCGCACCCCATCCCACCCATCCTCCGAAACATCGCCAGCGGGGCCAGAATCAGCCGAGTCAACATCCCCAGAACCCAATGGGCCAAAGCTGGGGGCGTTGGTTGGGGGCAATGGCGCTGACCTGCTGCGGCCTGGGAGCGATCGCCCCCGTAGCTTCGGCCAATGACACGCTTCCCTTTGGTGCGCCCTTGCCCGGTGCGCCGGCCGCGCCGATCCCCGAGGTTGAAAGGCCCGCTGCTGCGCCCCCACCGCGCTCGCCGATTGATGTGGAAGTGTTGGAAGCGCCGCGCCCCAGCCCGATCGCGAACCCAACAACTACGGAAGAAACCGGCTGGGTGGTGGAAGAGGGAGCTGGCTCGGGGGTGACCATGGTGCAGGAACCTCCAACCACCTCCAGCGCGATCGCCCCAACCAACCCAACTGATCGCAACTTCTTTGAGCCGGTGGTTCCCAGCCAAGGCCGTTATGTGGTCTATGCCCTCGGCGATAGTTTGGGGCTTTTCGAGCAGGTTAAACAACTGTCTCCCACGGCGGCTTTTGTCACCTATCGGGGGCAAACGGCCGTGCGGGCTGGGCTATTTGAGCGATCGATCGATGCCACTGCCCGGGTACGAGAACTGGCTCAACGGGGGATCACCGCTGAAATTGGCGAATTGAGTGAATCGGCAGCTTCCGGATCGGCGGCTTCTGGATCCGATGCCACCGTTAATGCCAGCGTCAATTCTTTCAATCGGGTGCAACCGGTTCGATCGCCCCTGCCCGCTCGATCGGGCGCGGCCGGGTGGTCGCCAACACGGGGCCCCAATCAGGATGAACCGGATCCCAGCGCCCTTTTTGCTAATTTTGAACCCGCCGGCCGTGATCCCCAATGGCAACCGCCCAGCAACACGGCTCCGCTCCCGATGGCGGGCCGCCGGTTGCCCCCCTTGGGAAACACCAGCCGATCGCGCAGTTTGCCCGAGCCACCACCGGAACCCATGGCCAGCCTGCCGGACTTGGAACCGATCTTTGCGCCAGCCCCCAGCCGCCTTGCGCCTTTGCCTCGATCGAGCAATCAGTTCCCCAGCACCCTGGCCGCCGCCAGTTCCACGGCAACCAATGACCCGGCCTATTTTGTGGTGGTGACCAACGGGCGATCGCCCCTCGCGCAACTGATTAACCGGCTCAGTGAACTGGGGGTTCCGGCTTCCAGCGTCTTCCCCAACGAAACCGGCGGTCTGCGCATTGGCCCCTTTGCCGACCAATCCATGGCCCAACAGTGGCGATCGCGTCTTGGGGCAGCCAACCTAACCACCGAGCTGATGCAAAACGGTTGGATCATCGACGGCAATAATCCCTAG
- a CDS encoding ATP-binding protein: MIQPRTIQVWVGAVLVITILPSLLELAGVSFSTVIQPLDPTVIPAMTDPRFVQDPELVDGLHHMLAGSFIHTILEWSAFAAATLTAVLAFLHFTLHRDLVTPLIGLVLFYAGCMDAFHTLAADRLIDSVDSSVDLIPFTWVLCRLFSGTILTLGLVAITNTNSHLLPDRWQWVGRSWLGSSALIGFASLGLGVLAYLTIWLCLTSQKLPLTLFPDAIVTRPWDLGPLVLFALLGLWGLPRFYEKYPSYFSLALWVSMIPQVATQLHMVFGSMALFDSGFNIAHFLKIVAYLVPFSGLCLSYVQVNRERTVAIGDLRRANESLTELERLSSDRAAVLNQVLLDLRNTQSQLIHAEKMSGLGQLVAGIAHEINNPVSFIRGNLLYAKNYTKDLIDVVRAYQETYPDRPEHLQDLEAELDLPFIQDDFLKLMDSMQNGVLRINSIVLALRSFSGLDEEGMKPLNLQSSIKHALLILNHRLTGNDSMAKKTGLSVNLETRYEAVSPVLCYPDQINQVLLHLLTNALDAIEEAIRQDRQRQDPNWQPMLAVSLVNLGDRVRVLVRDNGMGIPESARDQLFNPFFTTKPVGRGTGLGLSVSERIVKSHGGLIEFSTAIGQGTEFRVELPIQPDPLT; encoded by the coding sequence ATGATTCAACCACGCACCATTCAAGTTTGGGTTGGGGCTGTTTTGGTAATCACCATTCTGCCGTCACTGTTGGAGTTGGCAGGGGTGTCTTTTTCTACGGTGATTCAGCCCTTGGATCCGACGGTCATTCCTGCCATGACGGATCCTCGATTTGTGCAGGATCCGGAATTGGTGGATGGGTTGCACCACATGCTGGCGGGTAGTTTCATTCACACCATTTTGGAATGGAGCGCCTTTGCCGCCGCTACCCTAACGGCGGTGTTGGCCTTTTTGCACTTTACGTTGCATCGAGATTTGGTCACCCCGCTGATTGGGTTGGTGTTGTTTTATGCCGGTTGTATGGATGCGTTTCACACCCTGGCCGCCGATCGCCTGATTGATTCTGTCGATAGCTCGGTGGATTTAATTCCTTTCACTTGGGTGCTCTGCCGATTATTTTCTGGCACTATTTTGACCCTGGGATTGGTTGCAATTACGAACACCAACAGCCATCTTTTGCCCGATCGCTGGCAATGGGTGGGCCGGTCTTGGCTGGGTAGTTCAGCATTAATTGGTTTCGCATCCTTAGGGTTAGGTGTGCTCGCCTATTTAACCATTTGGCTGTGCTTAACCAGTCAGAAACTACCACTCACCTTGTTTCCCGATGCGATCGTAACCCGTCCTTGGGATTTGGGGCCGTTGGTGCTGTTTGCCCTTTTGGGTTTGTGGGGATTGCCTCGGTTTTATGAAAAATATCCCAGCTATTTTTCTTTGGCCCTTTGGGTCAGCATGATTCCCCAGGTGGCCACTCAGCTCCACATGGTGTTTGGGTCAATGGCCCTGTTTGATTCGGGGTTTAATATTGCCCATTTTCTGAAAATCGTGGCCTATTTGGTTCCCTTCAGTGGCCTTTGCTTGAGCTATGTGCAGGTGAATCGGGAGCGAACGGTGGCGATCGGGGACTTGCGACGGGCCAATGAGTCTCTCACTGAATTGGAGCGTTTATCGAGCGATCGAGCCGCAGTCCTCAATCAAGTGTTGTTGGATTTGCGCAACACCCAAAGCCAGCTCATCCATGCGGAAAAAATGTCCGGCTTGGGCCAGTTGGTGGCTGGCATTGCCCATGAAATCAACAATCCTGTTAGTTTTATTCGGGGCAATTTGTTGTATGCCAAAAACTACACCAAGGATTTAATTGATGTGGTGCGAGCCTATCAGGAAACCTATCCCGATCGCCCGGAACATCTACAGGACTTGGAGGCGGAATTAGATCTACCCTTCATCCAAGATGACTTTCTGAAGCTGATGGACTCCATGCAGAATGGTGTGCTGCGAATTAACTCGATCGTTTTGGCTTTGCGCTCCTTTTCGGGTCTGGATGAGGAGGGAATGAAGCCCCTGAATTTGCAGTCGAGCATTAAGCACGCTTTGTTGATTCTGAATCATCGGCTGACGGGCAACGATTCCATGGCCAAAAAGACGGGATTAAGTGTCAATCTCGAAACGCGCTATGAGGCGGTGTCGCCAGTGTTGTGCTATCCCGACCAAATTAATCAGGTTTTGTTGCATTTACTGACCAATGCGCTGGATGCGATCGAGGAGGCAATTCGCCAAGACCGACAGCGCCAAGACCCCAACTGGCAACCCATGTTGGCTGTGTCCCTGGTCAATTTGGGCGATCGGGTGCGGGTGTTGGTGCGGGATAACGGGATGGGGATTCCTGAATCGGCACGAGATCAGCTTTTTAATCCTTTTTTCACCACTAAGCCGGTGGGCCGGGGGACGGGTTTGGGCTTGTCCGTGAGCGAAAGAATTGTGAAGTCCCATGGCGGACTCATTGAATTCAGCACGGCGATCGGGCAAGGAACGGAATTTCGGGTGGAGTTGCCGATTCAACCGGATCCGCTGACCTAG
- a CDS encoding CHAT domain-containing tetratricopeptide repeat protein, translating to MVAWRWHWLAMVTISLLGGSVSFGGPVTAAGRLIPNDQLPQSRPLLPHRAQSPEVDRLIQQADELFYRQDRYAEAARLYQQAIDQGGVNRPEAVGPLAQCLMLLGRDAEAIPLLRRFANGNPGNETWLSRLAIAEYRTRDYAAAERHLLMAIQSWETKRASGDLNDIQRVTLLEQQSYAYRQLLRTLIAQGKTEAALEWAERGRARALVEVLMQQAARQPTAESLSIGQIRQLAKQLNATLVTYAVLGKTPKIIGDELEDDSIVAIWAVQPNGSIAFKEVDLAQVSAKSLTELVLAARGAMTAVLPTAGSATTELKRLYQLLIAPIAPQLPRDPNQRLVFVVQGATNLVPFAALQNPNGDYLVQTQTIATTPSLQVLAIAEQRRKTQTPAAQPGLVVGNPVLMPEVPAGPDGQRERLAPLPGAETEAQAVAQMLGVQPLLTDQATKSAIVAEMPNQRILHFATHGVLDLDANLNEFGRPRDPNAPKARRGGVIVSPGSVIIGGNVTVNGNNANLALAGEGVVQPAVPGLLALAPSRGDDGLLRAAEIATMRLQAQLVVLSACNTGRGRITGDGVMGLARSFLVAGVPTVVASLWKVPDNPTKTLMIAFYQALQRNPDTAVALRSAMLETIKQHPNPRDWSAFITVGAP from the coding sequence ATGGTGGCTTGGCGATGGCACTGGTTAGCAATGGTGACGATCTCGCTCCTGGGGGGATCGGTTAGCTTCGGCGGGCCCGTGACGGCGGCCGGGCGTTTGATTCCCAACGATCAACTGCCCCAGTCCCGCCCCCTGCTCCCCCACCGGGCCCAAAGTCCCGAGGTCGATCGCCTCATTCAACAAGCCGATGAATTGTTCTATCGCCAAGATCGATACGCCGAAGCTGCCCGGTTGTACCAACAGGCGATCGACCAAGGGGGCGTGAATCGGCCCGAAGCCGTTGGCCCCCTGGCCCAATGTCTGATGCTGTTGGGGCGGGATGCGGAGGCCATTCCCCTGTTGCGGCGTTTTGCCAACGGAAACCCGGGCAACGAAACTTGGCTGAGTCGGTTGGCCATTGCGGAATATCGCACCCGCGACTATGCGGCCGCCGAAAGGCATCTGTTGATGGCGATTCAGTCTTGGGAAACCAAACGAGCCAGCGGCGACTTAAACGATATTCAACGGGTGACGCTGCTGGAGCAACAAAGCTACGCCTATCGCCAACTGCTGCGAACGCTGATTGCCCAAGGCAAAACCGAAGCGGCCTTGGAGTGGGCGGAACGGGGCCGGGCCCGGGCCCTGGTCGAGGTGTTGATGCAACAGGCCGCCCGCCAGCCCACGGCCGAGTCCCTGTCGATCGGGCAAATTCGCCAACTGGCCAAACAGCTCAACGCAACCCTTGTCACCTATGCGGTTTTGGGCAAGACCCCGAAGATTATTGGTGATGAATTGGAAGATGACTCGATCGTCGCCATTTGGGCCGTGCAACCCAATGGGTCGATCGCCTTCAAGGAGGTGGATCTCGCCCAAGTGTCCGCCAAATCCCTCACCGAATTGGTGCTGGCGGCTCGGGGAGCCATGACCGCTGTGTTGCCCACCGCTGGCAGCGCCACCACCGAGCTAAAACGCCTCTACCAATTGTTGATTGCCCCGATCGCCCCTCAATTGCCCCGCGATCCAAACCAGCGCTTGGTATTTGTGGTGCAAGGGGCCACTAACCTGGTTCCCTTTGCGGCTCTCCAGAATCCCAACGGCGATTACCTTGTGCAAACTCAGACGATCGCCACAACGCCATCCCTTCAGGTGTTAGCCATCGCCGAACAACGCCGTAAAACGCAAACGCCTGCGGCCCAGCCCGGCCTGGTGGTGGGTAACCCGGTTTTAATGCCGGAAGTACCCGCCGGCCCGGATGGCCAGCGAGAGCGGCTGGCTCCTTTGCCCGGAGCCGAAACCGAAGCCCAAGCGGTGGCTCAAATGTTGGGCGTGCAACCGCTGCTGACCGATCAGGCCACCAAAAGCGCGATCGTGGCTGAGATGCCCAATCAACGGATCCTGCATTTTGCTACCCACGGGGTCTTGGATCTGGATGCCAATTTGAACGAGTTTGGCCGCCCGCGCGATCCCAACGCCCCCAAAGCTCGCCGGGGCGGCGTAATTGTCAGCCCTGGCTCTGTGATCATTGGTGGCAACGTAACGGTCAATGGCAACAATGCCAACCTCGCCTTAGCGGGAGAAGGCGTGGTGCAGCCGGCCGTGCCTGGCCTCTTGGCCCTGGCTCCCTCCCGAGGGGATGATGGTCTGTTACGAGCCGCAGAAATCGCCACCATGCGCTTGCAAGCCCAGCTCGTGGTGTTGAGTGCTTGTAATACTGGTCGGGGTCGCATTACGGGTGATGGGGTGATGGGCCTGGCGCGATCGTTCCTAGTGGCCGGCGTGCCCACGGTGGTGGCTTCCCTCTGGAAAGTGCCCGACAACCCCACCAAAACGCTGATGATTGCCTTTTATCAAGCACTTCAGCGCAATCCCGATACCGCTGTCGCCCTGCGTAGCGCCATGCTGGAAACCATCAAACAGCATCCAAATCCTCGGGACTGGTCTGCTTTTATCACCGTTGGGGCCCCTTAG
- a CDS encoding DEAD/DEAH box helicase — protein sequence MARLPRLSFDRGTLILHPPPKGRSWIEWAVWDDRIEKFRIPAHQYRSLVERLRAEAIEFQDEAKEFAPLELQPRLQMEPYPHQQEALAAWKQAGRQGVVVLPTAAGKTYLAQMAMVATPRSTLVIVPTLDLMHQWYAHWSAAFPDVAVGLLGGGSRDRTPLLVATYDSAAIHAETLGNQYGLLIFDECHHLPSQFYRAIADCSIAPYRLGLTATPDRADGRHVDLDELIGPEVYRKAPEDLSGQALADHEVVQIRVNLADRERARYETLIQTRNQFLRSQKISFGSLDGWQRFIQVSARSAEGRRALLAHHEAKAIALGTDGKLRLLADLLAQHHPDRVLIFTNDNATVYRISQEFLIPAITHQTPVKERHEILQKFKQGDYCTIVVANVLDEGVDVPDAKVAIFLAGSGSTRQFIQRLGRILRKGSEPGKRAILYEVVAADTVEERTSDRRRPAAQAAAPPDRAKGQLTLLPSPSSGRSPLKAAEAKPRYGSRQPPETPALDPDPEEAEN from the coding sequence ATGGCTCGGTTGCCCCGCTTAAGTTTCGATCGCGGCACTCTGATTTTGCATCCACCGCCCAAGGGCCGCAGTTGGATTGAATGGGCCGTTTGGGACGATCGCATCGAAAAGTTTCGGATTCCAGCGCATCAATACCGATCGCTGGTGGAACGCTTGCGGGCCGAGGCGATCGAGTTTCAGGACGAGGCCAAGGAATTTGCCCCCTTGGAACTGCAACCCCGGTTGCAAATGGAACCCTATCCCCACCAGCAAGAGGCCCTGGCGGCCTGGAAACAGGCGGGCCGCCAAGGGGTGGTGGTGTTGCCAACGGCGGCGGGCAAAACCTACTTGGCCCAAATGGCCATGGTGGCTACGCCGCGCAGCACCTTGGTGATTGTGCCCACGCTGGACTTGATGCACCAGTGGTATGCCCATTGGTCGGCGGCGTTTCCCGATGTGGCGGTGGGGTTGTTGGGGGGTGGCTCGCGCGATCGAACGCCCCTGTTGGTGGCCACCTACGACAGCGCCGCTATCCATGCCGAAACCCTGGGCAATCAGTATGGCCTGTTGATTTTTGATGAATGTCATCACTTGCCCAGCCAGTTTTATCGGGCGATCGCCGACTGTTCGATCGCCCCATACCGCTTGGGACTGACGGCCACGCCCGATCGGGCGGATGGTCGCCATGTGGACTTGGATGAGCTGATTGGGCCCGAGGTCTATCGCAAAGCACCGGAAGACTTGTCGGGCCAAGCCTTGGCCGATCACGAGGTGGTGCAAATTCGGGTGAACTTGGCCGATCGGGAGCGGGCCCGCTACGAGACCTTGATTCAAACCCGGAATCAATTTTTACGATCGCAGAAAATTAGCTTTGGCTCCTTGGATGGGTGGCAGCGGTTTATCCAGGTTTCTGCCCGATCGGCCGAAGGCCGCCGGGCCCTGTTGGCACACCACGAGGCCAAGGCGATCGCCCTCGGTACCGATGGCAAATTACGCCTGTTGGCGGATTTATTGGCTCAACATCACCCCGATCGAGTGTTGATTTTCACAAATGACAACGCCACGGTCTATCGAATTTCCCAGGAATTCTTGATCCCCGCCATCACCCACCAAACGCCGGTTAAGGAGCGCCACGAAATTCTACAAAAGTTCAAACAGGGGGACTATTGCACGATCGTGGTGGCCAATGTGTTGGATGAAGGGGTGGATGTGCCCGATGCCAAGGTGGCGATTTTCCTGGCGGGCAGCGGTTCCACTCGACAGTTCATTCAACGGTTGGGACGAATTTTGCGGAAGGGTAGTGAACCGGGCAAACGGGCCATCCTTTACGAGGTGGTGGCGGCGGACACGGTGGAGGAACGCACGAGCGATCGCCGCCGCCCCGCTGCCCAGGCGGCGGCCCCACCCGATCGCGCCAAGGGTCAACTCACCTTGCTGCCCAGTCCATCTTCCGGGCGATCGCCTCTGAAGGCCGCTGAGGCCAAACCGCGCTATGGATCTCGCCAGCCGCCGGAAACGCCTGCGCTCGATCCCGATCCTGAAGAAGCTGAAAACTAA
- a CDS encoding tetratricopeptide repeat protein, which translates to MRQEQWREEQWRKEWWRKGQWRKGIILISGSVASLCLATTARAIAPSLPQPNLTLAADHWVAQTPNSEGAIGQESADFFANRAQERLRNRDFAGAVADFSKAIELQPAGQLPPAQLARLYYNRGNAQWNLQVAEAAIADYTEALRLDPQLTNALVNRGVVRRARGDLAGAIADYSSALSQKEDDPTIHYNRGNAYRDQQNWAAALTDYDRAIALDPNYVNAYINRGTVHRQRGDGAAALADFDAAIDRNPQSAEALFNRGVLRFDRGDRLGAAADLDRVVTLRPQQASGWVKRGLLRHIAGDRNRAMADYGQAIAVDPQVAEAYNLRGLGYFQMGQIREALADLNRAIELDPLYANAYVNRGMVYHQRRNFEAAIADYSAALRVNVDYAEAFHARGLARAGMRDWLGAIADYSEALRLQPAYANALLNRARAHRSLGDRVAARADLQAAEVIYRDRQDQAGLQQLRELRNAL; encoded by the coding sequence ATGAGACAAGAACAGTGGCGCGAAGAACAATGGCGCAAAGAATGGTGGCGTAAAGGGCAATGGCGTAAAGGGATCATCCTAATTAGCGGTTCCGTTGCGAGTTTGTGCTTAGCCACAACGGCCAGGGCGATCGCGCCGTCGCTGCCACAACCCAACTTGACTCTGGCCGCCGATCACTGGGTGGCCCAAACCCCTAACTCCGAAGGGGCGATCGGTCAGGAATCTGCGGACTTTTTTGCCAACCGGGCCCAAGAACGGCTCCGTAATCGCGACTTCGCCGGGGCGGTGGCGGATTTTTCCAAGGCGATCGAATTGCAACCGGCGGGTCAACTGCCCCCGGCCCAACTGGCTCGGCTCTATTACAACCGGGGCAATGCCCAATGGAACTTGCAGGTGGCGGAAGCGGCGATCGCGGACTATACCGAAGCCCTGCGTTTGGATCCGCAATTGACCAACGCCCTGGTGAATCGGGGGGTAGTGCGGCGGGCCCGGGGCGATCTGGCCGGGGCGATCGCGGACTATTCATCGGCCCTGAGTCAAAAAGAGGATGACCCAACCATTCACTACAACCGGGGCAATGCCTATCGCGACCAGCAAAATTGGGCCGCGGCTTTGACGGATTACGATCGGGCGATCGCCCTCGATCCCAACTACGTGAATGCCTACATCAACCGGGGAACGGTTCACCGCCAACGGGGCGATGGGGCCGCGGCCTTAGCGGATTTTGACGCGGCGATCGACCGGAATCCCCAATCGGCGGAAGCCCTGTTTAATCGCGGTGTGTTGCGGTTTGACCGGGGCGATCGGCTGGGCGCGGCGGCGGATTTGGATCGGGTGGTGACCCTGCGGCCCCAACAGGCCAGCGGCTGGGTGAAGCGCGGCCTGTTGCGCCACATTGCGGGCGATCGCAATCGAGCCATGGCTGACTACGGCCAGGCGATCGCGGTGGATCCCCAGGTGGCCGAAGCCTATAATTTGCGTGGGTTAGGCTACTTCCAAATGGGACAAATTCGGGAGGCCCTGGCGGACTTGAATCGGGCGATCGAACTCGATCCGCTCTATGCCAATGCCTACGTCAACCGAGGGATGGTTTATCATCAACGGCGCAACTTTGAAGCCGCGATCGCGGACTATTCAGCGGCCCTGCGGGTGAATGTGGACTATGCGGAAGCGTTCCACGCCAGGGGGTTGGCTCGGGCCGGGATGCGCGATTGGCTCGGGGCGATCGCGGATTATTCCGAGGCCTTGCGGTTACAGCCCGCCTATGCCAATGCCCTGTTGAATCGGGCCAGGGCCCATCGTTCCTTGGGCGATCGGGTGGCCGCGCGGGCCGATCTCCAGGCGGCGGAAGTGATCTACCGCGATCGGCAGGATCAAGCCGGGTTGCAACAATTGCGGGAATTGCGGAACGCGCTCTAA
- a CDS encoding YbjN domain-containing protein — MATFKTEAQKSCYEKIFPWLQGIWSDVVIDMEAPHPTAYITAGSACVLVEVLPWGDDDAVVNTRSYVVTNVDLSPELMHYLLRENDRLLFGAFGIDADGDIFLNHAIVGSECDRPELEASVQAVLSLADEYDDAIVSRWGGQRAVDRVPSLT; from the coding sequence ATGGCGACATTTAAAACCGAAGCCCAAAAAAGCTGCTACGAGAAAATCTTTCCCTGGCTCCAAGGGATTTGGTCTGATGTGGTGATTGATATGGAAGCGCCCCATCCCACGGCTTACATCACCGCCGGTTCTGCCTGTGTGTTGGTGGAGGTGTTGCCCTGGGGGGATGATGATGCGGTGGTGAACACGCGCTCCTATGTGGTGACCAATGTGGATTTGTCGCCGGAGCTGATGCACTATCTGTTACGTGAGAATGATCGGTTGCTGTTTGGGGCTTTTGGAATCGATGCCGATGGTGATATTTTCCTAAACCATGCGATCGTGGGTTCTGAGTGCGATCGCCCGGAATTGGAAGCATCGGTGCAGGCGGTTTTGTCCTTGGCGGATGAATATGACGATGCGATCGTCTCGCGCTGGGGCGGTCAACGGGCGGTCGATCGCGTGCCCAGTTTGACCTAA
- a CDS encoding YdiU family protein: protein MTPTNPFLRLDYEPAFQSLGDDYFDPVAAAEFPMHQLRFRNDHLLPKLGLDPAAVRDDDFVAAFGQFVGREPLLAMRYHGYQFGEYNPRLGDGRGFLYGQVRGQDGVLYDLATKGSGQTPYSRNGDGRLTLKGGVREVLATEMLDRLGVNTSRTLSLIETGEKLWRGDEPSPTRSSVIVRMGASHIRFGTFERLHYLKRPDLIDRLLAHVLETYYGHWVGDRDWKAKLYAELVERVARLCAQWMVAGFCHAVLNTDNMLITGQSFDYGPYAFIPTYDLRFTAAYFDYYGRYAYGNQPTICRLNLELLQRPLGMVMPVADLEAGLERFPEQYAQEYRRLMAARLGFEHLAEAEADDLVEATVQFLAVSQTPYHAFFAKLRSHFSPSWRDLPEDYASDRPFWVGPADSNPQGETLAYWGKWCEVYGRILQQQSDQGLAALADQLQRANPLITIVRPEIERVWEAIDQADDWQPFAELLQAIGS, encoded by the coding sequence ATGACCCCCACCAATCCATTTCTGCGTTTGGATTACGAACCCGCTTTTCAGTCACTGGGGGACGATTATTTTGACCCGGTGGCGGCTGCTGAATTTCCGATGCATCAACTGCGCTTTCGGAATGATCACCTGCTGCCGAAGCTGGGGCTAGATCCTGCGGCGGTTCGTGACGATGATTTTGTGGCGGCCTTTGGGCAATTTGTCGGGCGAGAACCGCTGCTGGCCATGCGTTACCACGGCTATCAGTTTGGGGAATATAACCCACGATTGGGCGATGGACGGGGTTTTTTATATGGCCAAGTGCGAGGCCAAGACGGCGTTCTTTATGATTTGGCTACGAAAGGATCTGGCCAAACCCCCTATTCCCGAAACGGCGATGGGCGCTTAACCCTCAAGGGTGGCGTGCGGGAAGTGTTGGCAACGGAGATGCTCGATCGGTTGGGGGTCAACACATCACGCACCTTGTCACTGATTGAAACGGGCGAAAAACTATGGCGAGGTGATGAACCCTCGCCCACGCGATCGTCCGTGATTGTGCGGATGGGAGCAAGCCACATTCGATTTGGCACATTTGAGCGACTGCACTATCTGAAGCGGCCTGATTTAATCGATCGCCTGTTGGCCCATGTGCTGGAAACCTACTATGGCCATTGGGTGGGCGATCGGGATTGGAAAGCCAAGCTCTATGCCGAATTGGTGGAGCGGGTGGCGCGGCTTTGTGCCCAATGGATGGTGGCGGGGTTCTGCCATGCGGTTTTGAACACGGACAATATGCTGATCACGGGCCAGAGTTTTGACTATGGCCCCTATGCTTTCATTCCCACTTACGATTTGCGATTTACGGCGGCCTATTTTGACTATTACGGCCGCTATGCCTATGGCAATCAGCCCACCATTTGTCGCCTGAATTTAGAGCTATTGCAGCGGCCGTTGGGGATGGTGATGCCGGTGGCGGATCTGGAAGCCGGACTGGAGCGATTCCCAGAGCAATATGCTCAAGAATATCGCCGGTTAATGGCGGCCCGGCTGGGGTTTGAGCATTTGGCAGAAGCGGAGGCGGATGATTTGGTGGAGGCAACGGTGCAATTTTTAGCCGTTTCCCAAACGCCCTATCACGCTTTCTTTGCCAAACTGCGCAGCCATTTTTCCCCCAGTTGGCGCGATCTCCCGGAAGACTATGCCAGCGATCGCCCCTTTTGGGTGGGCCCTGCTGACAGCAACCCCCAAGGGGAAACCCTGGCCTATTGGGGAAAATGGTGTGAAGTTTATGGGCGAATTTTGCAACAACAATCGGATCAGGGGTTGGCTGCCTTGGCCGACCAACTCCAGCGAGCCAACCCGTTGATCACGATCGTCCGGCCAGAGATTGAGCGCGTTTGGGAGGCGATCGACCAGGCCGACGATTGGCAACCCTTCGCGGAACTGCTGCAAGCGATCGGTTCGTAG